The DNA sequence ACCCGACTCGACGCGTTCGACGAGCCACCGCAGGTGCGCATCGAGGTGGCGCGCCCAGCCGGTGGGATCACGGTGGACGTAGCTGACGACAAAGTGTGGCATGGCATGTCCTTCCCCGGGCTCTCGGCGATTCGCGCGGCCGCCCGGCAGATGCGTCAGCATGCTTGCAACCAGATTCGCATGCTTATATTGTAGCAGCATGCTTACGGATGGGCGAATTCCATGTTTCCTTATGCGGGTCCCGACCCGGCATGGTTTTCGGTCCGTCCCCAGCGGCATCGTGGCAATCCCTCGCGTGACGCACACAGCAGGCCTGTCGGCATGGCATCCCATCGGTTGCGCCGGCTCGATGCGGTCCTCCCCAGCAAGGCGTCCACCCCCTCCCGTTCATCCGATCGCCACCTGACGCGGCGGACCCTCATCCCGAACCTCAATGGAGAGGTGTGTCATGGCCCATCCAGCAGACATCCCGGCCGGAACGTTGAGACGTACGACGCTTGCGGCGGCGGTCGGTAACACGGTGGAGACGTACGACTATGCGGTCTACGGCTTCCTCGCCACCGTGCTGGCGAAGGTCTTCTTCCCGGCCTCGAGCCCTACGACCGCGCTGCTGTCGTCGTTCGCGGTGTTCGGTTCGGCCTTCCTCGCCCGCCCGGCGGGTTCCCTGGTCTTCGGGCCGCTCGCCGACCGGCTGGGCCGCCGGCCTGCCCTGGTCGCGTCGCTACTGCTGATGGCAACAGTCAGCACACTGATCGGCGTGCTGCCGTCGACGGCGACCATCGGAATCGCCGCGCCCGTCCTGCTCGTGCTGCTGCGGTTCGCCCAGGGGCTGGCGGCCGGCGGCGAGTTCACGACCGCGATCATCTACGTCGCCGAGTTCGCCCCGCCGCACCGGCGCGGGGCATTGTCGAGCCGCGTACAAGTGGGCAGTCTCGCTGGATTGCTCATCGGCGCTGTCGTCGTGCTCTTCCTCAACGCGGAGCTGACACGCGAGCAGATGCTCGCATGGGGCTGGCGGGTGCCGTTCCTGCTCGCGCTGCCTCTCGGCGCAATCGGCCTCTACCTGCGCAGCCGGTTCGGCGAGACCCCGGAGTTCCTCGCTGCGCGTAGCGAAACGTCCGCACAGGACGCCAATGTCAACGACCTGTGGGCCCGCGTTTTGCTGCTCGTGGGGGTGTCCGTACTGCACGTCATCGGCTTCTACATGACGTACACCTACGTCCAGAGTTACCTCATCCAGCTGGGTCTGTCCCCGTTCACCGCCACCTCGGTCATCGCCTTCGCGCTGCTGATCGGCCTGTTCCTGGTGATCGCGGGTGGCCGGGTGTCTGACCGGAAGGGCCGGCCCACAGCGCTGCTGGCGACCTCACTCACCGTGCTCATGATCACGTATCCGCTGTTCGCTGTGCTGTCCACCGCTCCTTCGCTGTGGCTCGTGATCCTCTGCACCGTGCTGCTGTCAGCCGGTCCGGCCTTCTACTCCGGCATCGCGCCGATCACTTACGTCCAACTCATCCCAGTCCGGATGCGCGGCAGGACCGTTTCGGTGTCCTACAACATCGCCGTGGCCGCACTGGGCGGCTCCGCGGTCTTCATCTGCCAGGCCCTGATCGAGCTGACCGGTGACAAGCGTTCCCCTGCCTACTTGCTGCTGGCCGCGGCCGCCGCTAGCGCGATCGCCGCGTTTGCGCTCACCCGCCGGGCCACCCAGCACGCCCAGCCCTCTCCCTCGCCCGTGTCCCTGTCCGCAAAGGCCGGTTCATGACGACTTTGACCCTGCCCGACGCCCACGCACTTATCGTGGCCGCGATGACCGCGTGCGGTCATTCAGCCGAGGCCGCCGAGACCATTGCGGACCACTTGCTCGACTGCGAACTGCGCGGTCTGTCCTTCGGAGGGCTCGCCCGCGCGCTGTCCATAGTGGAGCGCATTCGCACAGCCGACGCGCCGCCGCAGCCGATCCGGGTCGTCGCCGAGACGCCGGTGTCGGCCACCGTGGACGGCGGCGACCAGGTGGGCTACCTGGTCGGCATGCGCACGCTGCAGCTGGCCATAGCGAAGGCCCGCGCACAGGGAATCGCCATCGTCGGCGCACGCAACACTTGGTATACGGGGATGTTCTCGTACTACCTGGAGAAAGCCGCGAAGGCCGGACTCGCCGGGGTGATCGCAGGCAGCGCGCCAGCGCTCGTGGCCCCGCACGGCGGCACCGAAGCCCGCTTCGGCACCAACCCGATCGCCTTCGGTTTCCCAGCCACCCCGACTCCGATCATCTGGGACATCGGCACCTCCGCCGTGATGTACGGGGAGGTGAAGCTGAAGGCCCGACTCGGGGAGAAGCTGGCCCCCGGCCAGGCCTACGACGCCGCCGGGACTCCGACACTGGACCCGGCCGCCGCGCTCGAGGGCGCGTTCGGCGTGTGGGGCGGCCACAAGGGCTCCGGGCTCGCTCTGGTCGTCCAGCTGCTCGGCATGATGACCGGCGCGGCCGCCGACCCGCCCGGTGTTTCGGGCTGCGGCTTGTTCGTCGTGCTGTTCGACCCCGGCGCACTCACCGACGCGGGCGACTACCAACGGCGGGTCGCGGCGTTTGCCGAGATGGTCCGCGCAACCCGTCCCGTCGAGGGCGGCAGGCCGGTCCGGGTGCCGTTCGACCGCTCGGTGGCCTGCCGGGACGAGACGCTACGTCGCGGCACTGTCGATGTGCCCGAAGTGGTGGTCGCGGCCCTGCGGCAGGAGGCCGGACGTGCCTGAAAGCCCCGACGCCTTCGCGATCGAGCCGTCCCCGTCGGGCCGGCTCCTGTGCGGCGGATGCGCTCCACACGACTCCTGCCGTCTGGGCGTCGAGATCGCTGACGCGCAGGACGACAAGGTGCGGTTCGACGTCATCTGCCCACCGTTGTGGCACGGCGGGCCCGGCGTCGCGCACGGCGGCTGGAAGGCCGCGGTCTTCGACGATGTGTTCAGTGTTGTCGCACTGCGGGTCGAACCGCGGCTGGTGACCAAGTCGCTGTCGATCTCCTACCTCCGCCCGGTCCCGGTCGAGCGGCCCGTCGAGGTGCTGGCGCGGATCGACCGGCATGCCGGCAGGCAGTGGAAGGTCTCCGCCGACATGACGCTCGCCGGCATGGTGCCGGCCATCGCCCGGACCGAGTTGCGGACACGCCACCCGCATCACGTCGCCCGGCACGAGGCCTGGCCCGCCCGCCAACCGATGTCCCACAACGGATCTCGCGCAGAAAGCTGAGGGCACCATGGTCGAATTCTTCACCGGGCTGCAGCCCCTTCAGGCCGGCGAGACCGACCCCGACCGAATGATCTCCAGGATCCGGGAACTGGACCGCTCGAAGGCCATCGACCGGGTCCTTGTCGGGTACTCCTCCACCTGGCCGCACAACCACGCCACAGCGCCCTTCGCGCTGGCGCTGTCAGAGAAGTTCTCGCCGATTGTCGCGCACCGCCCCGGCGTCATGGCGCCGGTAGCAGCCGCGCGCTACTTCGCCACCCTCGATGTGCTGGCCCGCGGGAGGCTCGCCATCAATGTGGTCGTCGGTGGCTCTGACAAGGATCTGCGCCGTGAATCGGATGACCTGCCCAAGGCCGGACGCTACCGGCGGGCGGTCGAGTACCTCGACATCGTCCGCCGCGCCTGGACCGAAACCGCGCCCTTCGACCACCACGGCGAGTACTACACGGCCGAGGCGGTGAAGCTGCAGACCAAGCCGGTGCAGGGGCAGGTGCCGATCTTCATGGGTGGCGAGAGCGCCGACGCCGTGGACTTCGGCGCCCGGCACGCCGACCTGTACATGCTCTGGGGGGAACCGTTCGCCGGCACGAAGGAGCGCATCGACCGGGTCTCGGCGGCAGCCGAGCGTTACAACCGCCCGATGCGGTTCTCGCTGAGCCTGCGCCTCTTCATTGGTGACACCGACGACGACGCGTGGGCCCAGGCCCGGGCTGTGGAGCGGCAGATCGCGGAGGCCGCTGGAACTCCGACCTTCTTGCGGTCGTCGTCGACCGACACCTCCGTGGGGCGGCAACGGGCGCTCGCGCTCACGGCGGAGGAGCTGCATGACGACTGCTTCTGGACCGGGCTGACAAAGCTCCTGGGCGGCTTCGCCAACTCCCAGGCGCTCGTCGGCACCGAGGAGCGCATCCTGGACACCCTCGGCAGGTACCGGGAGCTCGGAGTCGACGCGTTTCTCGTGACGACCGGCGCCGAAGCGGCCTGGGACCCGTCGTTGGAGGGCTTCCTGGCTCGTGCGAAGAAGGAGCTGGCATGACGGTAACCACCGCCGCGGACAATGGAGTCCGAGGCCTTGAGGGCTTCTCCGATCTCGCCGACGGCACGGTCGGCGGTCTCATCGCTGCCCGCGCCGTAGAGCATCCGGACAGGCTCGCGCTTGTCTTCGAAGGCACCGAACTGACCTACGGCGCACTCGACGCGGCCGTCACCGACGTGGCGCGCGGTCTTATGTCAGTAGCCGCCACACCGGGCAGCTCGGTTGGGATCTTCCTGCCCAACCAGCCCGAATACCTGCTCGCCTGGCTCGGAGCGGCCCGCGCAGGCCTCGTCGAGGTCCCGATCAACACCGCCTACAAGGGCCCTTTCCTCGACCACGCGCTCCGCGGCACTGGCGTGCGCGTATTGGTCACCAATGCGGCCTTGCTGGAACTCGTCGCCGACCTGCCGGAAGTACCGCACACGCTCAAGACCGTCGTGCTGCTCGACGGCGACCGGCACCGCCGCATCCCGCCCGGGGTAGCGGTACGGACGTGGAGCGACCTGCTCGCGGCCGGCGACCCGGCGACAGAGCTCCCCCGCGTCGCGCCGCAGGACCCGGTCGCGATCATGCTCACCTCCGGTACCACCGGGCGCAGCAAGGGCGTGGTGCAACCGCACGTGATGCAGGTGGTCGCCGGGCGCGAGTGCGCGGTGCAGATGGCCACGACCGCCGATGAGAGGCTCTACACCTGCCTACCGCTGTTCCACGGCGCCGCGCAGATCAACATATCCATGCACGCCTTCTACGCGGGCACGACCGTGGTCCTCGGCCGTCGGTTCAGCGCCAGCAAGTTCTGGGACGAGCTGCGCACCCACCGGGTTACCCAGTGCAATGCCCTCGGCTCCATCCTGCCGATGCTCCTCGCGCAGCCCCCGTCCGACCGCGACTGCGACCACCAGCTGACGAAGGTGTTCGCCGCGCCCGCCCCGCCCCAAGTGCTGTATCCGTTCGAGGAGCGCTTCGGCGTGCACGTCGTAGAGGGCTACGGGCTCACCGAGATCAAGAACGTTCTGTACAACCCGATCGGTGCCCGGAAGGTCGGCTCGCTGGGCCTGCCCACCGAATCGTCCGTTCTCGAGATCCACGACGAGTCCGGGAACCGTGCCGCGCCCGGCCAGGCCGGGGAGATCGTGTACCGGCCTCGCCTGCCGAACATCATGTTCTCCGGCTACCACGACGATCCCGAAGCGACGCTCGCGACCATGAAGGACCTGTGGTGGCACACGGGTGACCTGGGCTACACCGACGAAGACGGCTACTTCTACTTCATCGACCGCAAGAAGGACGCCCTGCGCCGCCGCGGCGAAAACATCTCCTCACACGAGGTGGAGTCGGTGCTGCTTGCCTACCCCGGCGTCGTGGCCGCTGCTGCCATAGGCACGCCGTCGGAGCTGGGCGAGGACGAGGTTCTCGCCGTCGTGCAACTCGAACCCGGCTGCAAGCTGGAACGTGCGGAACTGTTCGCTCACTGCGACCGGTCGATGCCGCACTTCATGGTCCCCCGCTACTACCGCATCGTCGACCGGCTCCCGGTCACCCCGAACGGCAAGGTACGCAAGCACCAGTTGCGTGACCAGGGCCGCGCTGATGCCTGGGATGCGCTCGCCGCCGGGCTCAAACCCACCCGCCACACCTGAGGAACCACATGTCCCTACCCGATGCGGTACGCATCCGCGAGATCGCGCCCCGGTTGACCTTCCAAGACCATGTCGTCCCGACCGAAGTAAAGATCGAACTCGTTGGGCGGCTCATCGACGCCGGCGTCCGAGCGTTCGAGCTGTCCTCCTTCGTCCGGCCCGATCTCGTACCGGGCCTCGCCGACGCCGAGGAGGTGTTCGCCCGGGTGCCGCGGGTGCCCGGCCTCAGCCTCGGCTGCTGCGTCGGCAATACGCGCGGGCTCGCTCGCGCGGTCGGCGCGGGGGCCGACACGGCGTATTTCCTGCTCTCCGCTGACGAGGAATTCGCCCGCGCCAACACCGGACGGTCCACCACGGACTCGTTGCGTGAACTGGAGCGCATGGCCGCGTTCGCCGCGGACCGGAACATCGTGCTCGGCACCTACGTCATCTTCGCCTGGGGTGGGCCGACCGGCCCCGCCCGCAGCGGCGAGGACCTCGAACCGCTGGCCCGGCGGCTCCTCGACATCGGGGTGGACCATTGGATCCTCGCCGATTCCTCCGGCTACGCGGCCCCGCCCCAAATCCGCGAACTCCTCACCGCCGCGCTCCGGCACGTACCGCCTTCGAACCTGACCGTGCAGATCCACGACGGCCGCGGCATGGGCCTTGCCGCCCTGCTCTCACTCCTCGAACTCGGTGTCCACGCTATCGACACCTCCCTTGCCGGCAGCGGTGGCCACCCGGCGATGCCCGGCACCCAAGGCGGCGGCCTGTGCACCGAGGACGCCGTGCAACTGCTCCACTTGTGCGGGGTGGAAACCGGTATCGACCTGCCCCGCCTCATCGATACAGCGAATTGGCTCACCAGCGAGGTCGGCGTTCCCGGTAAGGGATTCGTCCGACACACCGGTTGCGTACCGAGCACTGCCCAGCCCGGCGAACCACTCGCCTTCACCTGGTGATAGCAACCAAGAGCTGCTGTCCCGTGCACCACAGCCGTCCCGACCAACACGGCTTGGGATCCGCGCCTCGGTGCCTTCCACCATCAGTCCAGTACGGCTTGCGCACCGCAAGCGAGATCAGCCGCTGAGTACCACTTCAGCGCTATGGGTCAAGGAGGACCAGTGACGAAAACCCGCAGGCCCACGATCGTCGTAGCCGGCGCAGGGCTGACCGGGCTCTGTGCGGCGGTCTCCGCCCGCGAGGCCGGCGCCCACGTTGTGCTGCTGGAAAAGGGCAGCCGTGAGGACGTCGGCGGGAACGCCGCCTTTTCCGGCGGGTTGTTTCTCTTCTGCTATGACGGGCCGGACGATCTGACGTCGATCACGGAAGAATTCGAGCCGGGCATGAAAGCCGACCGGATCGAGGCACCGCCCTACACCCGCCAGGCCTACGCAGCCGAGCTGATGGCGATGAGCGACGGCCAAGCCGAACCCCGGCTGGTCAACGCGCTGGCTGAACGGTCGTTGGCCACGGTCCGCTGGCTGGCCGCGAAAGGCGTCCGCTTCACATTCAACCGCACCCTGGGGGCCGAGGTCCGCGACGGCGTCCTGCACATCCCACCCGGCCAGGTGCTGACGTGCACCGGCGAGGGAATGTCGCGCGGGTTCGAGGTGATCCGTCCCTTGCTTGCGCACGCCGAGCGGGTCGGCGTGGAGATCCGCTGGTCCACACCACTGGCGGATGTGCTGCGCAGCGACGGCCGGGTTACGGGCGTCGCGATCGGCGACGGCGGCCAGACCGTGCCCGCCGACGCCGTGGTGATCGCCACCGGCGGCTTCCAGGCCGACCGCGAACTACGCCGCGAGTATCTGGGGCCGCAGTGGGAGTCGGTGCGTCTGCGCGGCACCCGCCTGGCCACGGGCGACGGGATCCAGGCAGCACTTCGCGCCGGCGCGGACAAGGCCGGTACCTGGTCGAGCTGCCATTCGGCCGCAGTCGACCCGACCATGCCCTCACCGGGGTCCAGCGAGGCCTCACCACCGTTCCCCCTGCACGGCTTCTGGCTCGGCGTGCTCATCAACCGCGACGGCGAGCGGTTCGTCGACGAGGGCCCCGGCCCGTGGGTCAAGAACTACTCGAGGATGGGCAAGGCGATCATGCGGCAGCCCGGGTGCGAGGCCTTCGAGATCTTCGACCAGCGGACCGCGGCCCGGGTGGCCGATGAGTTCGCCGGCGCGGCGGTGCCCCTCGTCGCGCACACCGTCCCGGAGCTCGCCGAGCGGATCGGGGTGCCCGTCGACCGGCTGACGCACACGCTCGAGACGTTCAACAACGCGTGCCCACCCGGCAACGACATAAGTGAAGATTGCGGCACGGACGGCATAACGCCACCTAAGTCCCGCTGGGCTACGCCCCTCGACCGGCCACCGTTCGTCGCCTATCCCGCCACCGCGGGGCTCACCTTCACGTTCGGCGGTATCCGGATCGACCCGGACGGCCGGGTTCTTGGAACGGACGGGGCACCGGTGACCGGTCTGTACGCGGCCGGCGAGGCTATCGGTGGTCTGTTCTACGGCGACTATCCCGGTGGCGCCGCCCTCATGCGCGCCGCGGTCTTCGGCCGCGCGGCCGGACACACTGCCGCGACCGAAACCAGGCCGACTCCTCACCTGGCCTGAAGAGCGCGGAGCAGGCCGGAAAGGGACGCACTGCGGTCAAGCTCGTCGATCCGATCCGCGATCGCCTGGCTGCCTGCCCGTCCGTAGATCGGGTCGGCAGCCAGGTGGAATCGCGCGATGACCTCTTCAGTGGTCATCGACGCGGGGGCGGCCCATGTTCCGGAGTTCGTTCTCCACCACGAGCGCGGCCTGCCGCAGGCGGCCATCGGTGGCGACGATGTCGTCCCGTCCAAGCGTGGCGTTCAACGTGTCGCTGATCTTGAGGACCTCGCGGCTCATCTCGTCCAAGGCGGCCAACCCTGCCTCGGTGACCTGGAGCGAGAGTGCCCGTTCGCTCTCTGGATGTGCGTCACGCGCAACGAAACCGCGGTTCTCCAGTTGGGTGACCATCCGCGTCATCGTCTGCGGCCGCACGTAGGAGCGGCGTGACAGCTGAGCGAGGGTCAGGCGGGGCTGACTGGCCAGGATCCGCAGGGCGCTGTAACTGGACAGTGTCATCTTCCACGGGCGCAGTCGCGTGTTCCCGATCCTGGTGACCGCCCGCTCGAACCGGAAGACGGCGTCGATCATCGAAGACGCTTCGTCCATACCGGCGGCAGCCTCGGTCGGCGAGCGACCGTCGTCGAACGGGTTGATGTAGGGGCGTCCGCTTGTCACCCATGCAGCATATGACTGCGGGACCGGAACTCAGCATGCTTGCCAGGTATTAAGCATGCTTGTATTGTGTAAGCATGCTTACGGACGTCGGCGATTCTTCACAACTGTCAGGCCCCGACGCTGCACGTTTCCGGGCCGTCCTCGGGCACTTCCCCAGCGGCATCACCGCTATCACTTCGCGCGATGCGCAAGGCAGGCCGGTGGGCATGACCGTCGCGTCATTCACCTCGGTATCACTCACCCCTCCACTCGTGGCGTTTCTGCCCGGCAAGACGTCGTCGACGTTCCCGGTCATCGCCGAGCGCGGCACCTTCTGCGTGAATGTCCTCGCTGCCGACCAAGAGCGGATCTGCCGTGCACTGTCGGTGTCGGGAGGCGACAAGTTCGCCGAGGTGGCCTGGCTGCCCGGGCCGCATGGCGACCCGGTCATCGACGGCGTGGTCGCCTGGATCGGCTGCACGGTCGAAGCCGTGCACGACGCCGGTGACCACTACATTGTCATCGGGCGTGTCGACGACCTCGATGCCGACAGCACGGCGTCGCCCCTGCTGTTCTTCAAAAGCCGCTACAACCACCTCACATCAGCCTGATGGGCGAGCATCTTGCAGCCCCACGAGGCGGAATCAAATCAGGCGTGCCTCAGAGCATTGACAGCAGGAGGTCCATCGACATGGAGCGCGGAGTTCTGGGCGAGCTGATCGCCGATCTGGCGGCGGAGTTCGACTCGCTGCGGGTGCTCATCACCTCTGGGACAGATCTGGTGCGGCCAACTCCCGCCGTCGGCTGGGACATCAGATCCAGCGTGTCGCACTTGATCGGCTGTGACCTCCTGGCCAAGGAAGCGATCGCCGCTCCCGATGAATTCCAGCGTGCCCGTCCCGCCACCGACGATGGCCTGGCCGAGCTTCTCGAAAGCCACATCGCGGCCCGCCGAGACCTCCCGGCAAAGGACCTGCGACAGGAATGGGATGAAGCCTTCGCAGCACTTCTGAGGGCTTTTGCGTCCTCGTGTCGAGACGAAAACGTTCCCTGGTTCGGGCCACCGATGAGCCCGGCGACGCTGGCCACAGCTCGCCTGATGGAATACTGGGCCCACGGCCAGGATGTCGCTGACGCCCTGAAGATCGTCCGCCAGCCCACGGACCGGATCCGGCACGTTTGTCACCTCGGGTTCGTCACGTTCGAATTCAGCTTCGTCAACCGCGGCCTGCCCGTGCCGCCGTCCCCACCGCGTGTCGAGCTGCGCCTGCCCAGCGGCCTGCCCTGGGTCCGCGGCCCAGAAGACGGCCGTGCCTTGGTTACCGGCGACGCACTCGACTTCGCCCTCGTGGTCACCCAGCGCAGGCACCGGTCCGACACGTCCCTGACCTGCCGAGGCGAAGTCGCCGAGCAATGGCTCGCCATCGCCCAATGTTTCGCCGGCCCGCCCGGCCCGGGCCGGGCGCCGAGCGAGGTTCCGTACTAGCGTGATGCGCCTGAAATGGTGGCGCTAAGAGGTCCTAACAGAAGTTGTCGGTCAAGTGACTGTCGGTTTGTCTGCTTGTTGGTCGTGTCATGAGGAAGCGTCAGTCGCGGCCGTGGATGGTGTCGGACGAACTCTGGGCTCTGATCGAGTCGTCGTTACTGACCGAACCGGGACCGAAACTGGTGGCGGGCAGGCCGCGGGTGCCGTGATCGACTCCTCCCACGTGCGGGCCGCTCGGCGCGGCGGCAAAAGCGGGCCCAGCCCGGTCGACCATGCACCGCCGGGCAGCAAGCACCACGTCATCACCGACGCTCAGGGCGTCCCGCTCGCGGTGTCGTTGACCGGCGGAAACCGCAACGACGTGACACAGTTGCTGCCGCTGCTGGAGAAGATCCCGGCCGTGGCTGGCGTCGTCGGCCGCCCCAGACGTCGGCCAGAGATACTCCTCGCCGACCGCGGCTACGACCACGACAAGTACCGCCGCCTGGTGCGGGTGTGAGTAGTTGCGGTACAGAAAGTGCCGCTGAGACTGATCTTGCTCCGTGCTGGGCTATTTCGCGGGGGCTTCGAGACGCCGCGGTAGGGCGCCGGCGCGCAGTTCCCGTAGATCGGGGATGTGGTGGTAGACGGTGCCCCGGGGAGACGCCGAGGAGCTTGGCTATCGAGGTGATGGAGCGGCCGGGGTCGGGCAGGAGGTCGCGGGCGGCGCGGATGACTTCCTCGGTGGCGAGGGTGGGGTGTCCGCCGATGCGGCCGCGGGCGCGGGCGGCGGCCAGGCCCTCGTTGGTGTCGATGACGATGAGTTCGCGGATGAACTCCGCAAGGGTGGCGAAGACGTGGAAGACGAGCCGGCCGCCGGGGGTGGTGGTGTCCAGGTTCTCGTGGAGCGAGGTGAAGCCGATCCCGCGCTCGCGCAGCTCGGCGACCATGTTGATGAGGTCCTGGAGGCTGCGGCCGTAGCGGTCGAGTGAGGGGACGGCGAGGGTGTCGCCGGGGTCGAGGAAGGCGTGGCATGCCTTCAGCTCGGGGCGCAGGGCGTTCTTGCCGGACTTCTGGTCCGCGAAGATCTTCCGGCACTCGGCGGCGGTGAGCGCGTCGATCTGCCGTTCGAGCTTCTGTCCGCCGGTGGAGACCCGGGCGTACCCGATCTTGATTTCGGTGCGGACGAGCGGTTCGGCGCCGAGCAGGTCCGGCCCGTCGGCCGGTTCGAGGGCGGCCATGGCCCCGGGTCATGTCAGAAAACGGTGGTCTGGGGTTGTCGAATGACCCCGGTTTACGCGGGACGGCCTCCTCCACCGCCGCCCACAGCGCGGCGACATCCGGGTCCGCGTCGTGCTCGGCGACCAGGTCCAGTTCCTCGGTGAGGATCTTCGACGCCTTCGCCAGGATGCGCGCCGCCTTCTCCAGCTGCGGCAGCATCGCCAACCGCTCCCGCTCCGAGGCCCGCCGCGCGGGGCTGATCAGCCGGTTCGCCATCAGCATCGCGAACAGGTCCAGCGCGTCATCGACCGCCTGCGCCTCCAGCTCCGCCACACCGCCGTCAGCAGCGCCGTGCGCCGCGGCTCCGGCGTCCGCTCGATCGTCGGTGCCTTGCCCAGCTGCCCGTACCGGGCCAGCGTGGACAGCCGGTCACCGGCACCCGCGACAGGTTCACCCGCCCGAGCGCGAATGCGGAGATCTCCTCCACCCGCTCCATCGCCCGCACCATCGCGGTGTCCGTCGACTTCACCGGCGGCGTGCGCAACCGCTCCAGCGCCGAGACCCGCTTGCCCTCCGGCACCGCCAGCAGCTCCGCCAGCGCCGGCGCGAGCGCGGGATCGGCCCGGTGCGCGGCGCGGGTCACCGCCTCGTACAGGCGCCGCTCGGCCGCCGTACGGGCCTCCGACACCTGCCGGGCCAGCACCGACACCCCCGGCAGCAGCACCCGGTTCTTCCGCAGCCACGTCACCGCGTGGTTGAACAGCGGCACCGGCCCCTCGGCGTGCGTCCACGCCCGCCCGTACAGGAACCCGCGGAACTCCCGCCCCCATCGCCGGTCGGTGAAGTCGCGGTACCTGAACCGCTCCTGGATCTCCTCCGCATGCTCGTACGGCGTCCGGCGCCGCTCGGGGCACCGCTTCACGCACGAGGCGTCGGTGATGCCGAGCTGCCCGGCCAGGTACTCCACGACCTCCCACGGCACCGCGAGCGGGTCCTCCCCGAGGAACCGGCCGATGTAGCGGACGGTGCAGATCTGCACGGCCATGCCCAGCCGGTGCGCGTCCGTACGCCGCAGCGCGATCAGATCGCGGTCGTCGTCATCGAGGAAGAAGAACCGCTCCAGCTCCGGGCGCGTGGGCACCTTGATGAACGTCCCGTACGCCTCGGCCTGCTCGTCAGTCAGAAACTCCACCGGCACGAGGCGGACCGTAGCCAGCGTCATCACCCGCCCGACGATCTTTCCGGGAACCCCAGCGAGGGCCCCGGCAGGTGAACGCGGCAGCGGCGCGGCCTGGGCATCTTCCGCTACGTGGTCGAGGGCACGATTGCCTGGCTGCACGGCTTCCGCCGACTGCGGATCCGCTGGGAACGATGCGACGACATGTCACGGAGCCTTCCTCGGTCTCGCCACCCGCCTGATCACCCACCGCCACGTC is a window from the Streptomyces luomodiensis genome containing:
- the tcuA gene encoding FAD-dependent tricarballylate dehydrogenase TcuA, with product MTKTRRPTIVVAGAGLTGLCAAVSAREAGAHVVLLEKGSREDVGGNAAFSGGLFLFCYDGPDDLTSITEEFEPGMKADRIEAPPYTRQAYAAELMAMSDGQAEPRLVNALAERSLATVRWLAAKGVRFTFNRTLGAEVRDGVLHIPPGQVLTCTGEGMSRGFEVIRPLLAHAERVGVEIRWSTPLADVLRSDGRVTGVAIGDGGQTVPADAVVIATGGFQADRELRREYLGPQWESVRLRGTRLATGDGIQAALRAGADKAGTWSSCHSAAVDPTMPSPGSSEASPPFPLHGFWLGVLINRDGERFVDEGPGPWVKNYSRMGKAIMRQPGCEAFEIFDQRTAARVADEFAGAAVPLVAHTVPELAERIGVPVDRLTHTLETFNNACPPGNDISEDCGTDGITPPKSRWATPLDRPPFVAYPATAGLTFTFGGIRIDPDGRVLGTDGAPVTGLYAAGEAIGGLFYGDYPGGAALMRAAVFGRAAGHTAATETRPTPHLA
- a CDS encoding MarR family winged helix-turn-helix transcriptional regulator; protein product: MTSGRPYINPFDDGRSPTEAAAGMDEASSMIDAVFRFERAVTRIGNTRLRPWKMTLSSYSALRILASQPRLTLAQLSRRSYVRPQTMTRMVTQLENRGFVARDAHPESERALSLQVTEAGLAALDEMSREVLKISDTLNATLGRDDIVATDGRLRQAALVVENELRNMGRPRVDDH
- a CDS encoding flavin reductase family protein, translating into MLTDVGDSSQLSGPDAARFRAVLGHFPSGITAITSRDAQGRPVGMTVASFTSVSLTPPLVAFLPGKTSSTFPVIAERGTFCVNVLAADQERICRALSVSGGDKFAEVAWLPGPHGDPVIDGVVAWIGCTVEAVHDAGDHYIVIGRVDDLDADSTASPLLFFKSRYNHLTSA
- a CDS encoding TIGR03084 family metal-binding protein — translated: MERGVLGELIADLAAEFDSLRVLITSGTDLVRPTPAVGWDIRSSVSHLIGCDLLAKEAIAAPDEFQRARPATDDGLAELLESHIAARRDLPAKDLRQEWDEAFAALLRAFASSCRDENVPWFGPPMSPATLATARLMEYWAHGQDVADALKIVRQPTDRIRHVCHLGFVTFEFSFVNRGLPVPPSPPRVELRLPSGLPWVRGPEDGRALVTGDALDFALVVTQRRHRSDTSLTCRGEVAEQWLAIAQCFAGPPGPGRAPSEVPY